One genomic window of Conger conger chromosome 9, fConCon1.1, whole genome shotgun sequence includes the following:
- the scxa gene encoding basic helix-loop-helix transcription factor scleraxis, translated as MSFAMVRPAPSRFLYSDISMLSEDEENGSESSGSDEKSFRLDGSGYDVKEGRKRKLLETLLPPMGMGRQRNAANARERDRTNSVNTAFTALRTLIPTEPADRKLSKIETLRLASSYISHLGNVLLVGEACGDGQPCHTTSSFYHHSSPGRDSDSSQPKQICTFCLSNQRRMSKDRERKTALRS; from the exons aTGTCTTTCGCCATGGTGCGGCCGGCCCCTAGCAGGTTCCTGTACTCCGACATCAGCATGCTGTCCGAGGACGAGGAGAACGGCAGCGAGAGCTCGGGGTCGGACGAGAAGTCCTTCCGCCTGGACGGCTCGGGCTACGACGTCAAGGAGGGCCGCAAGCGGAAGCTGCTGGAGACGCTGCTGCCCCCCATGGGCATGGGCCGGCAGCGGAACGCGGCCAACGCCCGCGAGCGGGACCGGACCAACAGCGTCAACACGGCCTTCACCGCCCTGAGGACGCTCATCCCCACCGAGCCCGCCGACAGGAAGCTGTCCAAGATCGAGACCCTGCGCCTGGCCTCCAGCTACATCTCCCACCTGGGCAACGTCCTGCTGGTGGGCGAGGCCTGCGGAGACGGGCAGCCCTGCCACACCACCTCGTCCTTCTACCACCACAGCTCGCCGGGCCGGGACTCCGACAGCTCCCAGCCCAAGCAGATCTGCACCTTCTGCCTCAGCAACCAGAGGAGGATG agcaaagacagagaaagaaaaacagctctAAGAAGTTAA